From Sporosarcina sp. Marseille-Q4943, the proteins below share one genomic window:
- a CDS encoding DUF3889 domain-containing protein: MKNIVMALGLLMSVYTAITHIPIGIPAQAEIPSYAKWGVLAVKETKQKYPDAKIIDYLHIGSETKDDTTIEKFKLWLKDDRREFGVFVNITFTTKTGELIKIDFQETDR, translated from the coding sequence ATGAAAAATATCGTTATGGCACTTGGACTTTTGATGTCCGTTTACACAGCAATAACACATATCCCCATCGGCATACCCGCACAAGCTGAAATTCCGTCTTACGCCAAATGGGGAGTGCTTGCGGTAAAGGAGACTAAACAAAAATACCCCGATGCAAAAATTATTGACTACTTGCATATCGGGAGCGAAACAAAAGACGATACAACAATTGAAAAGTTCAAGCTATGGTTAAAAGACGACCGCCGCGAATTTGGCGTCTTCGTCAACATCACATTCACAACCAAAACCGGTGAATTGATCAAAATCGACTTCCAGGAAACCGATAGATAA
- a CDS encoding MBL fold metallo-hydrolase: MQKLTKISDRLYYLPPVQETDRPILGAVVGEEKTLLIDAGNSSQHAKLFLQQLREIGIQADLLALTHWHWDHVFGMREIAVPSISCKETYGKIKEMQPLSWEDKDLDQRVEEGTEIPFCADAMKKEFGNDRNIQIHLPTLTFEDRMTVHLGSVTCEIEHVGGDHSSDSCVAFIPEEKALFVGDCLYANLYAEKWNYTVEKMLKLIQRLEKYDADTYFLSHHPGPLTKDAFHSFLQLLKNAALLTQKNAGDENAIHQEMSDNLQRDLNEDELEAIGYFVNGW, from the coding sequence ATGCAAAAACTAACGAAAATATCCGACCGCCTTTATTACTTACCACCTGTTCAAGAGACGGACCGCCCGATACTAGGGGCGGTAGTCGGCGAAGAAAAGACGTTGCTTATTGACGCAGGGAATTCATCGCAGCACGCCAAGCTGTTTTTACAGCAGCTCAGGGAAATTGGGATTCAAGCAGACCTGCTTGCCCTCACCCATTGGCATTGGGACCATGTCTTCGGCATGCGTGAAATTGCCGTGCCGAGTATTTCGTGTAAGGAGACATACGGCAAAATTAAAGAGATGCAGCCCCTTTCCTGGGAAGACAAAGATTTGGATCAACGGGTGGAGGAAGGTACGGAAATCCCATTTTGTGCGGACGCAATGAAGAAAGAATTCGGGAATGATCGGAACATCCAAATTCATCTTCCGACGTTAACATTCGAAGATCGGATGACAGTGCATTTAGGCAGCGTAACTTGTGAAATCGAACACGTCGGCGGCGACCACTCAAGTGATTCTTGCGTCGCCTTCATCCCCGAGGAAAAGGCTCTATTTGTAGGAGATTGCCTTTATGCGAATCTGTATGCGGAAAAGTGGAATTACACTGTAGAAAAAATGCTGAAGCTCATTCAACGATTGGAAAAATACGATGCGGATACTTACTTCCTCTCCCATCATCCAGGCCCTTTAACGAAAGACGCATTCCATTCATTTTTGCAACTGCTGAAAAACGCAGCTTTGCTCACGCAAAAAAATGCAGGAGACGAAAACGCCATCCACCAAGAAATGTCCGACAACCTACAACGGGACTTAAACGAAGATGAACTCGAAGCAATCGGCTACTTCGTCAACGGCTGGTAA